One window from the genome of Dyella sp. A6 encodes:
- a CDS encoding OmpA family protein: MTDEVELTAESTAPIWAFGDLMSVLLGAFVLILVGVIGMQLQLSHKLQRVEQQHQLELRRRAALEHALATPLAQGRVTLVNGRIGIRGNLLFALNSDQLQPAGRQLIQSLAQPLTQYLQSRDELLMVSGFTDNQPVHGDNRRFADNWELSAQRALTVTRALIAAGVPAGEVFAAAFGAQQPVSSNADAAGRAKNRRVEIAPIPRSSAANAAPEGAGTGGHAP, from the coding sequence ATGACCGACGAAGTCGAACTCACCGCCGAATCCACGGCCCCGATCTGGGCCTTCGGCGACCTGATGTCGGTCCTGCTTGGCGCCTTCGTGCTGATCCTGGTCGGCGTCATCGGCATGCAGCTGCAGCTTTCGCACAAGCTGCAGCGGGTGGAGCAGCAGCATCAGCTGGAACTGCGTCGTCGCGCGGCACTCGAACACGCGTTGGCCACGCCGCTGGCGCAGGGCCGCGTGACCCTGGTGAACGGACGCATCGGCATTCGCGGCAACCTGCTGTTCGCGCTCAATTCCGACCAGCTGCAGCCCGCGGGGCGCCAGCTGATCCAGAGTCTGGCGCAGCCGCTGACGCAGTACCTGCAGTCACGCGACGAGCTGCTGATGGTCAGCGGCTTCACCGACAACCAGCCCGTGCACGGAGACAACCGCCGCTTCGCCGACAACTGGGAGCTGTCCGCACAGCGCGCGCTCACCGTCACCCGTGCGCTGATCGCCGCGGGCGTGCCGGCCGGTGAAGTGTTCGCCGCGGCCTTTGGTGCGCAGCAGCCGGTCAGCTCCAATGCCGATGCCGCCGGCCGTGCGAAAAACCGTCGCGTGGAGATCGCGCCGATTCCCCGTTCGTCCGCCGCCAATGCCGCGCCGGAAGGCGCCGGTACCGGTGGTCATGCGCCCTGA
- a CDS encoding DUF3348 domain-containing protein — MAQARPQAAVRGPTFIRLLARLARADVAPPGATLPDHLGQWLDWKHALALSSALDGRPDVADMAVDATDELHAECAQARATLTHAIQHDPQLAAGAHVPDEPDFGPFRQACLARQRAMQASIGRLRGRLRDALARGSVDAARLAEVDAVMEAALTPREHRLLEQVPALLEQRYERLRVAQQTPWLDGFRRDMQSVLLAELDVRFQPVNALLAALRTH, encoded by the coding sequence ATGGCGCAAGCACGCCCCCAAGCTGCGGTCCGCGGGCCCACCTTCATCCGCCTGCTGGCACGCCTGGCGCGTGCCGATGTGGCGCCGCCCGGCGCGACCCTGCCCGATCACCTGGGCCAGTGGCTGGACTGGAAACATGCGTTGGCGCTGTCCAGCGCGCTGGATGGCCGCCCGGATGTTGCGGACATGGCCGTGGACGCGACCGATGAGCTGCACGCCGAATGCGCCCAGGCGCGTGCGACGCTGACGCATGCGATCCAGCACGACCCGCAGCTCGCCGCGGGAGCGCACGTGCCGGACGAGCCTGATTTCGGGCCGTTCCGCCAGGCCTGCCTGGCCCGCCAGCGTGCGATGCAGGCCAGCATCGGCCGGCTGCGCGGCCGGCTGCGCGACGCGCTGGCCCGCGGCTCGGTCGATGCCGCACGGCTGGCCGAGGTGGATGCGGTGATGGAGGCGGCACTGACCCCGCGCGAGCACCGGCTGCTGGAGCAGGTGCCGGCCTTGCTGGAGCAGCGCTACGAGCGCCTGCGCGTGGCGCAACAAACCCCCTGGCTCGATGGCTTCCGCCGCGACATGCAGAGCGTGCTGCTGGCAGAGCTGGATGTTCGTTTTCAACCGGTCAACGCGCTGCTTGCCGCGCTTCGTACCCACTGA
- a CDS encoding DegV family protein: MSMSDNVSIDSAVKLSAVPRRLRSALIVDAACDLPDTFFKSPHVAVMPITVRIDNTRLIDQHDPRATAQFLSGQFGDATASAETIPMSEREISAMFLERFVLDYDSVYCLTVSSSRSPIYDHAMRASAFIGREARVIRQNAEINRPFQLRVVDTKTAFAAQGVIALALDDMLKRGVPPFEIRTRLFEVIDSTCVYVMPDDLQYMRARARAKGDRSISFMNAMVGSALDIKPVIRGRLGETGPVAKIRGRDPAHQKLFRFVARQVQRGLNTPHMVVSYGSSLEELRSLSGYSELVYACANEGVTLHESVMSITGMLITGKKSISIGFAAPEHAPDF; encoded by the coding sequence ATGAGCATGTCCGACAACGTATCCATCGACAGCGCCGTAAAGCTCAGTGCGGTGCCGCGTAGACTTCGCAGCGCGCTGATCGTCGACGCAGCCTGCGACCTGCCGGACACGTTCTTCAAGAGCCCGCATGTGGCGGTCATGCCGATTACCGTGCGCATCGACAATACCCGGCTGATCGACCAGCACGATCCGCGCGCCACGGCGCAGTTCCTGAGCGGCCAGTTCGGCGACGCCACCGCCAGCGCGGAAACCATTCCGATGAGCGAGCGCGAGATCAGCGCGATGTTCCTGGAACGGTTCGTGCTCGACTACGACAGCGTCTATTGCCTCACCGTCTCGTCCAGCCGCAGCCCGATCTACGACCACGCGATGCGGGCCAGTGCCTTCATCGGCCGCGAGGCGCGCGTGATCCGCCAGAACGCGGAGATCAACCGCCCGTTCCAGCTTCGCGTGGTCGACACCAAGACCGCGTTCGCCGCGCAGGGCGTGATCGCGCTGGCGCTGGACGACATGCTCAAGCGCGGTGTGCCGCCCTTCGAAATCCGCACGCGCCTGTTCGAGGTCATCGACTCGACCTGTGTCTACGTGATGCCCGACGACCTGCAGTACATGCGGGCCCGCGCACGCGCCAAGGGCGACCGCAGCATCAGCTTCATGAACGCGATGGTCGGCAGCGCGCTGGACATCAAGCCGGTGATCCGCGGGCGCCTGGGCGAAACCGGCCCGGTCGCGAAAATCCGCGGTCGCGATCCCGCGCACCAGAAACTGTTCCGCTTTGTCGCCAGGCAGGTCCAGCGCGGCCTGAACACGCCGCACATGGTCGTTAGCTACGGCAGTTCGCTCGAGGAACTGCGTTCCCTGTCCGGCTATTCGGAACTGGTCTACGCGTGCGCAAACGAAGGCGTCACCCTGCACGAGTCGGTAATGAGCATCACCGGCATGCTCATCACCGGCAAGAAGTCGATCTCCATCGGCTTCGCGGCACCCGAGCACGCGCCTGATTTCTAG
- a CDS encoding DEAD/DEAH box helicase produces MPRTPPANPSHDPLDAFHPAVSAWFRSSFPAATAAQAAAWPAIRRGEHTLVAAPTGSGKTLTAFLAAIDALVREGVAQGGTLPDETRVVYVSPLKALSNDIQVNLEAPLEGIRAELEAAGLPDVTIRTAVRTGDTPQAERNLMRKHPPHILVTTPESLYILLGSDSGRTALKHVREVIVDEIHALADSKRGAHLALSLERLEALCQRPLLRIGLSATQKPIEAVARFLVGEGASAALAPLADDTVPEAGNTPACSIVDIGHTRARDLAIEVPPVPLEAVMSNDAWALVYDRLAALAQAHRTTLVFVNTRRMAERTARHLSERLGQEQVAAHHGSLSREQRLDAEQRLKRGDLRALVATASLELGIDIGDVDLVCQLGSPRSIAAFLQRAGRSGHAVSGTPKARLFATSRDDLVECAALLDCVRRGELDTLVQLPQPLDVLAQQIVAEVACSEWNEDALYALVRRAHPYRALARSDFDAIVRMLADGFTTRRGARAAYLHRDAVHKQLRGRRGARLTAVTSGGTIPDTADYMVVLEPQATIVGTVNEDFAIESLAGDVFQLGNTSYRILRVEPGKLRVEDARGMPPNIPFWLGEAPGRSDELSFGVSRLREEVGAQLAAAGVDAAKAWLHDTLGLNEPAARQIADYLAHARAALGELPTQSTIVFERFFDESGGTQLVIHTPYGSRLNRAWGLALRKRFCRQFNFELQAAATEDAIVLSLSTSHSFPLIEVAGYLHASSAEHVLTQALLDAPLFPTRWRWAAVTALALPRFAGGKKVPPQLQRMKSEDLLATVFPDQVACLENIVGEREVPDHPLVNQTLHDCLREAMDTDGLIHLLHGMEDGRITVVARDLAAPSPLASEVLTAAPYAFLDDAPLEERRTQAVQTRRWGDVEDASDLGRLDPDAIAAVREEAWPQARDADEMHDALTVLGGITDSEVAVNAGWDAHLRALAKAHRATRLNLAPDTAVWVAAERLPLWQAVHPQAAQQPAIDAPAEYAAQTWTPEDALRELLRGRLGGLGPTPVPPLTAALGVDSGDIELALIRLQSEGYVMQGHFSPDAPAVEWCERHLLARIHRYTLGRLRREIAPVNRRDFLRFLFDWQHIIPATRMSGPDALPAVLAQLEGYEAAAGAWEGELLPARLDDYGSRWLDEQCRAGRIGWSRLRPGGSGGGPVRATPIVLLPRRQMGVWASVAERDDAEAPALSSRAQAVADALRDEGALFFDELMASTRLLRTELEDALGELVAAGRVTADSFAGLRALLLPAAKRDNPRHRRVRHHNLSTLEDAGRWARVRARAPREASDEAHRREQVEHVARTLLQRYGVVFWKLLEHEAAWLPSWRELRQVYQRLEARGEIRGGRFVDGLVGEQFALPDAIPALRAIARREACGELVVISGCDPLNLTGSVLPGERVPAVIGTRILFEDGVPVAAWVSGKVQWLVEGSAEQQRRWREVLSVKGSASRTWLRALPPGSAAQL; encoded by the coding sequence ATGCCGCGTACCCCGCCAGCCAACCCGTCGCATGATCCGCTGGATGCTTTCCATCCGGCGGTGAGCGCATGGTTCCGCAGCAGTTTCCCCGCCGCGACGGCGGCGCAGGCGGCGGCGTGGCCGGCGATCCGCCGTGGCGAACACACCCTGGTCGCGGCGCCCACCGGCTCGGGCAAGACGCTGACCGCCTTCCTCGCCGCCATCGACGCGCTGGTGCGCGAAGGCGTGGCGCAGGGCGGCACGCTGCCGGACGAGACGCGGGTGGTCTACGTGTCGCCGCTGAAAGCGCTGTCGAACGACATCCAGGTCAACCTGGAGGCGCCGCTGGAAGGCATCCGTGCCGAACTGGAAGCGGCCGGCCTGCCCGACGTGACGATCCGCACCGCGGTGCGCACCGGCGACACGCCGCAGGCCGAGCGCAACTTGATGCGCAAGCACCCGCCGCACATCCTGGTCACCACGCCGGAGTCGCTCTACATCCTGCTCGGCTCCGACTCCGGCCGCACGGCGCTGAAGCATGTGCGCGAAGTGATCGTCGACGAGATCCACGCCCTGGCCGACAGCAAACGCGGCGCGCATCTGGCGCTGAGCCTGGAGCGGCTGGAAGCGCTGTGCCAGCGTCCGCTGCTGCGCATCGGCCTGTCCGCCACGCAGAAGCCGATCGAGGCGGTGGCGCGCTTCCTGGTCGGCGAGGGCGCCAGTGCCGCACTGGCGCCGCTGGCCGACGACACCGTGCCGGAGGCCGGCAACACCCCCGCCTGCAGCATCGTCGACATCGGCCACACGCGGGCGCGCGACCTCGCCATCGAAGTGCCGCCGGTGCCGCTGGAAGCGGTGATGTCCAACGATGCCTGGGCGCTGGTCTACGACCGACTCGCCGCGCTGGCCCAGGCGCACCGCACCACGCTGGTGTTCGTCAACACGCGACGGATGGCCGAACGCACCGCGCGGCACCTGTCCGAACGGCTGGGCCAGGAACAGGTTGCCGCGCACCACGGCAGCCTGTCACGCGAGCAGCGGCTGGACGCCGAGCAGCGGCTCAAGCGCGGCGATCTGCGCGCGCTGGTCGCCACCGCCTCGCTGGAGTTAGGGATAGACATCGGCGACGTCGACCTGGTCTGCCAGCTCGGCTCACCGCGCTCGATCGCTGCCTTCCTGCAGCGCGCCGGGCGCAGCGGTCATGCCGTCAGCGGCACGCCCAAGGCACGGCTGTTCGCCACCTCGCGCGACGACCTGGTCGAATGCGCGGCCCTGCTCGACTGCGTGCGTCGCGGCGAACTGGACACCCTGGTGCAACTGCCTCAGCCGCTCGACGTGCTGGCGCAGCAGATCGTCGCCGAAGTGGCCTGCAGCGAGTGGAACGAAGACGCGCTGTACGCGCTGGTGCGCCGCGCACATCCGTACCGCGCGCTGGCCCGTAGCGACTTCGACGCCATTGTGCGCATGCTCGCCGACGGCTTCACCACTCGCCGTGGCGCGCGTGCCGCCTACCTGCACCGCGACGCCGTGCACAAACAGCTGCGCGGCCGGCGTGGCGCACGGCTCACGGCCGTCACCTCCGGCGGCACCATTCCCGACACTGCCGACTACATGGTGGTGCTCGAACCGCAGGCGACCATCGTCGGCACCGTCAACGAGGATTTCGCGATCGAAAGCCTTGCCGGCGACGTGTTCCAGCTCGGCAACACCAGCTACCGTATCCTGCGTGTGGAGCCCGGCAAGCTGCGCGTGGAAGATGCCAGGGGTATGCCGCCGAACATTCCGTTCTGGCTGGGCGAAGCGCCGGGGCGCAGCGACGAACTGTCGTTCGGCGTTTCGCGCCTGCGCGAAGAAGTGGGCGCGCAGCTCGCCGCCGCCGGCGTGGACGCGGCAAAGGCGTGGCTGCACGACACCCTGGGCTTGAACGAACCCGCCGCCCGGCAGATCGCCGACTACCTCGCGCATGCCCGTGCCGCGCTGGGCGAGCTGCCCACGCAATCGACCATCGTGTTCGAGCGCTTCTTCGACGAATCCGGCGGCACCCAGCTGGTCATCCACACGCCCTACGGCAGCCGGCTCAACCGCGCCTGGGGCCTGGCGCTGCGCAAGCGCTTCTGCCGCCAGTTCAATTTCGAGCTGCAGGCGGCGGCCACCGAGGACGCGATCGTGCTGTCGCTGTCCACCAGCCACAGCTTTCCGCTGATCGAAGTCGCCGGTTACCTGCACGCCTCCAGCGCCGAGCACGTGCTGACCCAGGCGCTGCTGGACGCACCGCTGTTCCCCACGCGCTGGCGCTGGGCCGCGGTCACCGCACTGGCGTTGCCGCGCTTTGCCGGCGGCAAGAAAGTACCGCCGCAGCTGCAGCGCATGAAGAGCGAGGACCTGCTCGCCACGGTGTTCCCCGACCAGGTCGCCTGCCTGGAGAACATCGTCGGCGAGCGCGAGGTGCCCGATCACCCGCTGGTCAACCAGACCCTGCACGACTGCCTGCGCGAGGCGATGGACACCGATGGCCTGATCCACCTGCTGCACGGCATGGAAGACGGCCGCATCACGGTGGTCGCGCGCGACCTCGCCGCGCCCAGCCCGCTGGCCAGCGAAGTACTCACCGCCGCACCCTACGCCTTCCTCGACGACGCGCCGCTGGAAGAACGCCGCACCCAGGCCGTGCAGACGCGACGCTGGGGCGACGTGGAAGACGCCAGCGATCTTGGCCGGCTCGATCCCGATGCCATCGCCGCCGTGCGCGAGGAAGCCTGGCCGCAGGCGCGCGACGCCGACGAAATGCACGACGCACTCACCGTGCTCGGCGGCATCACCGACAGCGAAGTGGCGGTGAACGCCGGCTGGGACGCGCACCTGCGCGCGCTGGCGAAAGCGCATCGCGCTACCCGCCTGAACCTCGCGCCCGACACTGCCGTGTGGGTCGCCGCCGAACGCCTGCCGCTGTGGCAGGCGGTGCATCCGCAGGCCGCGCAGCAACCGGCCATCGACGCCCCCGCCGAATACGCCGCGCAAACCTGGACACCCGAAGATGCCCTGCGCGAGCTGCTGCGCGGCCGCCTCGGCGGGCTGGGCCCGACCCCGGTGCCGCCGCTGACCGCCGCGCTGGGCGTGGACAGCGGCGACATCGAACTGGCACTGATCCGCCTGCAGTCCGAGGGCTACGTGATGCAGGGGCACTTCAGCCCCGACGCGCCGGCTGTCGAATGGTGCGAGCGCCACCTGCTGGCGCGCATCCATCGCTACACGCTGGGCCGGCTGCGCCGCGAGATCGCCCCGGTAAACCGGCGCGACTTCCTGCGCTTCCTGTTCGACTGGCAGCACATCATCCCGGCCACGCGCATGAGTGGCCCGGACGCGCTGCCGGCCGTGCTGGCGCAGCTGGAAGGCTACGAAGCCGCCGCCGGCGCGTGGGAAGGCGAGCTGTTGCCCGCCCGCCTCGACGACTACGGCAGCCGCTGGCTGGACGAACAATGCCGCGCCGGCCGCATCGGCTGGAGCCGGCTGCGTCCCGGCGGCAGCGGCGGCGGACCGGTACGCGCCACGCCCATCGTGCTGCTGCCGCGACGCCAGATGGGCGTGTGGGCCTCGGTCGCCGAACGCGACGACGCCGAAGCCCCCGCGCTGTCCTCCCGCGCGCAGGCGGTGGCCGATGCACTGCGCGACGAAGGCGCGCTGTTCTTCGACGAGCTGATGGCCAGCACCCGCCTGCTGCGCACCGAACTGGAAGACGCGCTGGGCGAGCTGGTCGCCGCCGGCCGCGTCACCGCCGACAGCTTCGCCGGCCTGCGCGCCCTGCTGCTGCCCGCGGCCAAGCGCGATAACCCGCGCCATCGCCGCGTGCGCCACCACAACCTGAGCACCCTGGAAGACGCCGGCCGCTGGGCACGGGTGCGCGCCCGCGCACCGCGCGAGGCCAGCGACGAGGCGCACCGCCGCGAGCAGGTCGAGCACGTCGCCCGCACGCTGCTGCAACGCTACGGCGTGGTGTTCTGGAAACTGCTGGAACACGAAGCCGCCTGGCTGCCGAGCTGGCGCGAACTGCGCCAGGTCTACCAGCGGCTGGAAGCGCGCGGCGAAATCCGCGGCGGCCGCTTCGTCGACGGCCTGGTCGGCGAACAGTTCGCCCTGCCCGACGCGATACCCGCCCTGCGCGCCATCGCCCGCCGCGAAGCATGCGGCGAGCTTGTCGTCATCAGCGGTTGCGATCCGCTCAACCTCACCGGCAGCGTGCTCCCCGGCGAGCGTGTCCCCGCCGTGATCGGCACCCGCATCCTGTTCGAGGACGGCGTGCCAGTGGCCGCGTGGGTCAGCGGCAAGGTGCAGTGGTTGGTGGAAGGGAGCGCGGAGCAGCAGCGGCGGTGGCGGGAAGTGTTGAGCGTGAAGGGCTCCGCCAGCCGGACCTGGCTCCGGGCGCTGCCACCCGGATCCGCGGCGCAGCTGTGA
- a CDS encoding DUF2894 domain-containing protein: protein MRPDAATAVRRQLIAALEQRAAGLDGTAKRMLDARLAELRERHVETVDESPGSAAATSSPGPLGELLEGLARRNPPERSVYPELPALADFRQRWSALRADSRLQQSVAHAPTGAGPLNSAALASRAIAMMRELSPGYLHAFLGYVDDLAWLEQLAGAMPAATPQTPRKRAARKPRA from the coding sequence ATGCGCCCTGACGCCGCCACGGCCGTGCGCAGACAACTGATCGCCGCGCTCGAACAGCGTGCGGCCGGTCTTGATGGCACGGCGAAACGCATGCTCGACGCACGGCTGGCCGAGCTGCGCGAGCGCCATGTCGAAACCGTGGACGAGTCACCCGGCAGTGCTGCCGCAACGTCGTCACCCGGACCGCTGGGCGAGCTGCTCGAAGGACTTGCACGGCGCAACCCGCCCGAGCGCAGTGTCTACCCGGAACTGCCCGCACTGGCCGACTTCCGTCAGCGCTGGTCTGCTCTGCGCGCCGACAGCCGGCTGCAGCAATCGGTGGCGCACGCGCCGACCGGTGCCGGCCCGCTCAATTCCGCTGCGCTGGCCAGTCGTGCCATCGCCATGATGCGCGAGCTCTCGCCCGGTTATCTGCACGCCTTCCTCGGCTATGTCGACGATCTCGCGTGGCTGGAACAGCTTGCCGGCGCCATGCCCGCGGCAACGCCGCAGACCCCCAGGAAACGGGCTGCCCGCAAGCCGCGCGCATAA
- a CDS encoding nuclear transport factor 2 family protein, whose translation MRPLIERYIDAYNRIDVDAMLLTLHPAIVFENYAGGQRALRTEGLLDFERLARSTQPLFSARRQVITAYREQGDSAWAQIQFDGTFALDLPNGIRAGQRIAMPGRSEYRVFDGLLVYIADHSE comes from the coding sequence ATGCGCCCCCTGATCGAACGCTACATCGACGCCTACAACCGCATCGACGTCGATGCGATGCTGCTGACCCTGCATCCGGCGATCGTGTTCGAGAACTACGCCGGTGGCCAGCGCGCGCTGCGCACCGAGGGCCTGCTCGACTTCGAACGGCTGGCGCGCAGCACCCAGCCGCTGTTCAGCGCACGCCGCCAGGTCATCACCGCGTACCGCGAGCAGGGCGACAGCGCCTGGGCGCAGATCCAGTTCGACGGTACCTTCGCCCTCGACCTGCCCAACGGCATCCGCGCCGGCCAGCGCATCGCCATGCCCGGACGCTCCGAATACCGCGTGTTCGACGGCCTGCTGGTCTACATCGCCGATCACAGCGAGTAA
- a CDS encoding DUF802 domain-containing protein, producing MFKKLLHLAVFALGLAAIGWIVVSYAGNNPLGMAVALLIGTCYLAGTLELFRYAQATATLRQAVGELEQPPDELGHWLQRLHPGLRHAVRLRVEGERVALPAPAMTPYLVGLLVLLGMLGTLLGMMATLRGTGMALQSATDLQAIRGSLAAPVNGLGFAFGTSIAGVASSAMLGLLSALVRRERLQAVQALDARIATTLRVHSQAHQRDEAFRLLQQQTAAMPAIVDRLQAMATTLEQHSAAAHERQQAAQQAFHRHTEEAYARLAQSVEQSLKDSVADSARNASSVLQPAVESTLASLARESAAIQASVGEAVQRQLDGLATGFDDTARSVTGIWNDALVQHRQANQAHAQALGDALARFTDTFEQRSAALLDGVSARLDASAERSAEAWNGALARQDASHVELASRNQQAWAAASETFQSQAVALVQTVDRSHAQLQSTLAGSDEARLAAWTDKLDAIAAALGAQWTTVGEATADRQQAICDTLEQTASRIAAQGEAHASQTLADIGRLVEAASEAPRVAAEVVGELRQKLSDSMVRDTAMLEERSRLLATLETLLDAVNHASTEQRTAVDALVSTSADLLDRVGSRFAEQIESETGKLDTAAAQVTVSAHEVASLGEAFGAGVAQFGQTGDALMERLQQIAGALDASLARSDEQLAYYVAQAKEVVELSVLSQQQIIDDMQQLAGRRAPARAAKA from the coding sequence ATGTTCAAGAAACTTCTCCACCTCGCCGTCTTCGCGCTGGGCCTTGCCGCCATCGGCTGGATCGTCGTCAGCTATGCCGGCAACAACCCGCTGGGCATGGCCGTCGCATTGCTGATCGGCACCTGCTACCTCGCCGGCACGCTCGAGCTGTTCCGCTATGCCCAGGCCACCGCCACCCTGCGCCAGGCGGTGGGCGAGCTGGAGCAGCCGCCGGACGAACTCGGGCACTGGCTGCAGCGCCTGCATCCCGGTCTGCGTCACGCGGTGCGCCTGCGCGTGGAAGGCGAACGCGTTGCGCTGCCGGCGCCGGCGATGACGCCGTACCTGGTCGGTTTGCTGGTGCTGCTGGGCATGCTCGGTACCCTGCTCGGCATGATGGCCACGCTGCGCGGCACCGGCATGGCACTGCAGAGCGCTACCGACCTGCAGGCGATCCGCGGTTCGCTGGCCGCGCCGGTGAACGGCCTGGGCTTCGCCTTCGGTACCTCGATCGCCGGTGTCGCCAGTTCGGCCATGCTGGGCCTGCTGTCGGCCCTGGTCCGGCGCGAGCGGCTGCAGGCAGTGCAGGCGCTGGACGCCCGCATCGCCACCACCTTGCGGGTCCATTCGCAGGCGCATCAGCGCGACGAGGCCTTCCGCCTGCTGCAGCAGCAGACCGCGGCGATGCCCGCGATCGTCGACCGCCTGCAGGCGATGGCCACCACGCTGGAGCAGCACAGCGCCGCCGCGCACGAGCGCCAGCAGGCCGCGCAGCAGGCGTTCCACCGGCATACGGAAGAGGCCTACGCGCGCCTGGCGCAGTCGGTCGAGCAGTCGCTGAAGGACAGCGTGGCCGACAGTGCGCGCAACGCCAGCAGCGTGTTGCAGCCGGCGGTGGAGTCGACCCTGGCCAGCCTGGCCCGTGAATCGGCGGCGATCCAGGCCAGCGTGGGCGAAGCCGTGCAGCGCCAGCTCGACGGCCTTGCCACCGGCTTCGACGATACCGCGCGCAGCGTCACCGGCATCTGGAACGACGCGCTGGTGCAGCATCGCCAGGCCAATCAGGCGCATGCGCAGGCGCTGGGCGATGCGCTGGCCCGCTTTACCGACACCTTCGAGCAGCGCAGTGCCGCGTTGCTGGACGGTGTCAGCGCCCGTCTCGATGCCAGCGCCGAACGCTCGGCCGAAGCCTGGAACGGCGCGCTGGCCAGGCAGGATGCCAGCCACGTCGAACTCGCCAGTCGCAACCAGCAGGCTTGGGCTGCCGCCAGCGAAACCTTCCAGTCGCAGGCCGTCGCCCTGGTGCAGACGGTCGACCGCTCGCATGCCCAGTTGCAGTCGACACTGGCTGGCAGCGACGAAGCCCGCCTGGCGGCCTGGACCGATAAGCTCGATGCCATCGCCGCCGCCCTGGGTGCGCAATGGACAACGGTCGGCGAGGCCACCGCCGATCGCCAGCAGGCCATCTGCGACACGCTGGAACAGACCGCCAGCCGCATTGCCGCGCAGGGCGAAGCCCACGCCAGCCAGACCCTCGCCGACATCGGTCGGCTGGTCGAAGCCGCATCCGAGGCGCCGCGCGTGGCCGCCGAAGTGGTGGGCGAGCTGCGCCAGAAGCTGTCCGACTCGATGGTGCGCGACACCGCCATGCTGGAAGAACGCAGCCGCCTGCTGGCGACGCTGGAAACCCTGCTCGATGCGGTCAATCACGCGTCCACCGAGCAGCGCACCGCGGTCGATGCACTGGTCAGCACCTCGGCCGATCTGCTCGACCGCGTCGGCAGCCGTTTCGCCGAGCAGATCGAAAGCGAGACCGGCAAGCTCGACACCGCCGCCGCGCAGGTCACCGTCAGTGCCCACGAAGTCGCCAGCCTGGGCGAGGCCTTCGGTGCCGGCGTGGCGCAGTTCGGCCAGACCGGCGATGCCCTGATGGAACGCCTGCAGCAGATCGCCGGTGCGCTCGATGCCTCGCTGGCGCGCAGCGACGAGCAGCTTGCCTACTACGTGGCGCAGGCGAAGGAAGTGGTCGAACTCAGCGTGCTCTCGCAGCAGCAGATCATCGACGACATGCAGCAGCTCGCCGGCCGCCGCGCACCGGCCAGGGCGGCCAAGGCATGA